One genomic window of Haloarchaeobius salinus includes the following:
- a CDS encoding XdhC family protein, whose protein sequence is MHESTADPWSATALDVQRRLSALRESGEQGAVATVVGVEGSAYRRPGAKMVLTPEGDHLGGITAGCLEGPVVDLAGRVFESGEPVSETFDLMDDDEWGLGLGCNGVIDVLVEPVDDSWDPVLDALEAGESVATVTAVEGDAPLGARAVVETDGSVTTPSDRAGLPDAVVEAIRDEAVDCAETGTWIARTVTTDADDVTVFVDGVEPAPEMLVFGGQPDTGPVSSLARHVGFAVTVATARGGHADPERFPAADEVLSLRPANLGEHADDRTAVVLMSHNKLDDELALASVLETDAPYVGLMGPRERFEQIREELATDGVEFTDEQLARVATPVGLDVGGGEPVQIALSIVSEALAVLNGREGGRLRDREGAIHGEREIIVDD, encoded by the coding sequence ATGCACGAATCCACGGCGGACCCCTGGAGTGCGACCGCACTCGACGTCCAGCGGCGGCTGTCCGCGCTCCGCGAGTCCGGCGAACAGGGCGCGGTGGCGACGGTGGTCGGCGTCGAGGGGTCGGCGTACCGCCGGCCGGGGGCGAAGATGGTACTGACACCCGAGGGTGACCACCTCGGCGGCATCACGGCGGGCTGTCTGGAGGGGCCGGTCGTCGACCTCGCGGGCCGGGTGTTCGAGTCGGGCGAGCCGGTCAGCGAGACGTTCGACCTGATGGACGACGACGAATGGGGGCTGGGGCTGGGCTGCAACGGCGTCATCGACGTGCTGGTCGAACCCGTCGACGACTCGTGGGACCCGGTGCTCGACGCGCTCGAGGCCGGCGAGAGCGTCGCCACCGTCACCGCCGTCGAGGGCGACGCACCGCTCGGCGCGCGCGCCGTCGTCGAGACGGATGGGTCGGTCACCACGCCGTCGGACCGGGCGGGGCTGCCCGACGCGGTCGTCGAGGCGATCCGCGATGAGGCGGTCGACTGCGCCGAGACGGGCACCTGGATCGCCCGGACCGTCACGACCGACGCGGACGACGTGACGGTGTTCGTCGACGGCGTCGAGCCGGCACCGGAGATGCTCGTCTTCGGCGGCCAGCCCGACACCGGCCCGGTCTCGAGCCTCGCGCGCCACGTCGGCTTCGCGGTGACCGTCGCGACCGCCCGCGGCGGCCACGCCGACCCCGAGCGGTTCCCGGCAGCCGACGAGGTGCTGTCGCTCCGGCCCGCGAACCTTGGCGAGCACGCCGACGACCGCACCGCCGTGGTGCTGATGAGCCACAACAAGCTCGACGACGAGCTCGCGCTCGCCTCGGTGCTGGAGACCGACGCGCCCTACGTCGGGCTGATGGGCCCCCGGGAACGGTTCGAGCAGATCCGCGAGGAGCTCGCCACCGACGGCGTCGAGTTCACCGACGAACAGCTGGCCCGCGTCGCCACACCCGTCGGCCTCGACGTCGGCGGCGGCGAACCGGTCCAGATCGCACTGAGCATCGTCAGCGAGGCGCTCGCGGTGCTCAACGGCCGCGAGGGCGGTCGACTCCGGGACCGCGAGGGAGCGATCCACGGCGAGCGGGAGATCATCGTCGACGACTGA
- a CDS encoding nucleotidyltransferase family protein, giving the protein MSESDDADGEVASDTVVGVLLAAGTASRFGDDQKLLAELDGEPLVRHAARTLLDANLDGVVAVLGHERERVAAALPDGIETVHNPDYAGGQATTVARGARAAAERGADAAVFALGDMPCVDPSTVDALVATYRSRSRGTDADIVVPTYGGRRGNPVLFGATHFDALQDVSGDTGGRALFDEFPVERVVVDDPGIHRDVDTDDDLRELADRCGE; this is encoded by the coding sequence GTGAGCGAGAGCGACGACGCCGACGGCGAGGTCGCGTCCGACACCGTCGTCGGCGTCCTCCTCGCTGCCGGCACCGCCTCGCGCTTCGGCGACGACCAGAAGCTGCTGGCGGAGCTCGACGGCGAGCCGCTGGTCCGCCACGCCGCCCGGACGCTGCTCGACGCGAACCTCGACGGCGTCGTCGCGGTGCTCGGCCACGAACGCGAGCGCGTCGCGGCGGCGCTCCCGGACGGTATCGAGACGGTCCACAACCCCGACTACGCCGGCGGGCAGGCGACGACGGTCGCCCGTGGAGCCCGCGCCGCGGCGGAACGCGGTGCTGATGCGGCCGTCTTCGCGCTCGGGGACATGCCCTGTGTCGACCCGTCAACGGTCGACGCGCTGGTCGCAACGTACCGCAGCCGGAGCCGCGGTACGGACGCCGACATCGTCGTCCCGACGTACGGAGGCCGACGCGGAAATCCGGTACTGTTCGGCGCTACCCACTTCGACGCGCTCCAGGACGTGTCGGGCGATACCGGCGGTCGCGCGCTGTTCGACGAGTTCCCCGTCGAGCGCGTGGTCGTCGACGACCCCGGCATCCACCGCGACGTGGACACCGACGACGACCTGCGCGAGCTGGCGGACCGCTGCGGGGAGTAG
- a CDS encoding dihydroorotase, producing MPRAELCIHNARVVTPSGTIHGGVASTDGTITAVGGDASLPDADRTIDAEGNYLIPGFIDPHVHWGLSRYEFEYHDGLEHDFETETRGAVHGGVTTVVNFLLQPEPYLPDMEFFREAGAENSYIDFAYHAIIHKDHHFDEIDGLAEEGVRSFKIFFNWYKHASPELGIEHSDAGRVYNLLSQVADIPGGVVMFHAENEDIAYERRQELQDEGRNDLPSWSESAPNICEFMQIEQIGHMTELTDSRAYIVHMSTGEGVDICKRFQERGVNLHAETLPAFLTHTKDEEELGVWGKISPPLRGEWSKDRLWQGLREGTVEYMGTDHCPHKIEFKEKDTGKHGDIWDAIPGDNNGIEYFLPVMMSEGVNRNRISMERLVEVCAENNAKRWGLYPRKGALVEGSDADMVVVDMGKSKVVDDDFYHTMEPRYSTMHGMELTGLPTHTVVGGEVVVEDDELQVEPGGRNYLHRGDSGVELE from the coding sequence ATGCCACGAGCAGAGCTCTGCATCCACAACGCTCGCGTCGTCACCCCCTCGGGTACCATCCACGGTGGCGTCGCGTCGACCGACGGCACCATCACGGCGGTCGGCGGCGACGCGTCGCTGCCCGATGCTGACCGGACCATCGACGCCGAGGGGAACTACCTCATCCCCGGCTTCATCGACCCGCACGTCCACTGGGGGCTGTCCCGCTACGAGTTCGAGTACCACGACGGGCTCGAGCACGACTTCGAGACCGAGACGCGGGGCGCGGTCCACGGCGGCGTCACGACCGTCGTGAACTTCCTGCTCCAGCCCGAGCCCTACCTGCCCGACATGGAGTTCTTCCGGGAGGCCGGCGCGGAGAACTCCTACATCGACTTCGCGTACCACGCCATCATCCACAAGGACCACCATTTCGATGAGATAGACGGGCTCGCCGAGGAGGGCGTCCGGTCGTTCAAGATATTCTTCAACTGGTACAAGCACGCCTCGCCCGAGCTGGGCATCGAACACTCCGACGCGGGCCGGGTGTACAACCTGCTGTCGCAGGTGGCCGACATCCCGGGGGGCGTCGTGATGTTCCACGCCGAGAACGAGGACATCGCCTACGAGCGCCGCCAGGAGCTGCAGGACGAGGGGCGCAACGACCTCCCCTCGTGGTCGGAGTCGGCACCGAACATCTGCGAGTTCATGCAGATCGAGCAGATCGGCCACATGACCGAGCTGACCGACTCCCGGGCGTACATCGTCCACATGTCCACGGGCGAGGGCGTCGACATCTGCAAGCGCTTCCAGGAGCGGGGCGTGAACCTCCACGCGGAGACGCTGCCGGCCTTCCTCACCCACACGAAAGACGAGGAGGAGCTGGGCGTGTGGGGGAAGATCTCGCCGCCGCTCCGTGGCGAGTGGAGCAAGGACCGCCTCTGGCAGGGGCTCCGGGAGGGCACCGTCGAGTACATGGGGACCGACCACTGCCCGCACAAGATCGAGTTCAAGGAGAAGGACACGGGCAAGCACGGCGACATCTGGGACGCCATCCCGGGCGACAACAACGGCATCGAGTACTTCCTGCCGGTGATGATGAGCGAGGGCGTGAACCGGAACCGCATCAGCATGGAGCGGCTCGTCGAGGTCTGCGCCGAGAACAACGCCAAGCGCTGGGGCCTCTACCCCCGGAAGGGCGCGCTCGTCGAGGGCAGCGACGCCGACATGGTCGTCGTCGACATGGGGAAGTCGAAGGTCGTCGACGACGACTTCTACCACACGATGGAGCCCCGGTACTCGACGATGCACGGGATGGAGCTGACGGGCCTGCCGACCCACACCGTCGTCGGGGGCGAGGTCGTCGTCGAGGACGACGAGCTGCAGGTCGAGCCCGGCGGCCGGAACTACCTCCACCGCGGCGACAGCGGCGTCGAACTGGAGTAG
- a CDS encoding alcohol dehydrogenase catalytic domain-containing protein codes for MRAMQVTEAGGFELVERPIPEPADDEVRIAVAACGVCRGDGHVCEGGAEHVDYPRIPGHEFVGYIDAVGDRVTEWAVGDRVGVGWHGGHCFTCEPCRDGEFVLCEEKPVTGMDRDGGYAEYATARAEALAAIPEGSDAATTAPLLCAGLTSFNALRNADVRPGDLVAVVGIGGLGHLALQYAHEAGFETVAVSRGTEKREAALDYGAAHFVDSEAQDPAEALTDLGGVDLVLATAPASDAIAAAIDGLGPNGEVVAVGIPEEPVPVEVGSLTATRGSFSGWASGTPSDAEDTVAFGARRDIETTVETFDLADAEAAYRAMDSGDVRYRAVVLP; via the coding sequence ATGCGCGCGATGCAGGTGACCGAGGCCGGCGGGTTCGAACTCGTCGAGCGCCCCATCCCCGAGCCGGCCGACGACGAGGTCCGCATCGCGGTCGCGGCCTGCGGGGTCTGCCGCGGCGACGGCCACGTCTGCGAGGGCGGAGCCGAGCACGTGGACTACCCCAGAATCCCGGGCCACGAGTTCGTCGGCTACATCGACGCCGTCGGCGACCGCGTCACCGAATGGGCAGTGGGCGACCGCGTCGGCGTCGGCTGGCACGGCGGGCACTGCTTCACCTGCGAGCCCTGCCGCGACGGCGAGTTCGTCCTCTGCGAGGAGAAGCCGGTGACGGGAATGGACCGCGACGGCGGCTACGCCGAGTACGCGACGGCGCGCGCAGAGGCCCTCGCCGCCATCCCCGAGGGGTCCGACGCCGCGACGACCGCGCCGCTGCTCTGTGCCGGGTTGACCTCGTTCAACGCGCTCCGGAACGCCGACGTACGCCCGGGCGACCTCGTCGCCGTCGTCGGTATCGGCGGGCTCGGCCACCTCGCGCTCCAGTACGCACACGAGGCGGGCTTCGAGACGGTCGCGGTCTCGCGAGGCACCGAGAAACGCGAGGCTGCCCTCGACTACGGTGCGGCGCACTTCGTCGACAGCGAGGCACAGGACCCCGCCGAAGCCCTCACCGACCTCGGTGGGGTGGACCTCGTGCTCGCCACCGCGCCCGCCAGCGACGCTATCGCCGCCGCCATCGACGGGCTGGGTCCGAACGGCGAGGTCGTCGCGGTCGGCATCCCCGAGGAGCCCGTCCCGGTCGAGGTCGGGAGCCTCACCGCGACGCGGGGCAGTTTCTCCGGCTGGGCGTCGGGTACCCCGAGCGACGCCGAGGACACCGTCGCCTTCGGCGCGCGCCGGGACATCGAGACGACCGTCGAGACGTTCGACCTCGCCGACGCCGAGGCCGCCTACCGGGCGATGGACAGCGGGGACGTGCGGTATCGGGCGGTCGTCCTGCCGTAG